The Micromonospora sp. NBC_00421 genome contains a region encoding:
- a CDS encoding delta-60 repeat domain-containing protein: protein MWRRWFAALAVPVLTVGLLAAPARAANLTPVTSTLTSADPADNIPHAQNGDTKAFAEIGNTVYVGGSFTSIKAAGAASWTTRNYLFAYDRASGALKADFTPTLDGAVHALAASPDGKLIVGGSFMNVNGVSRKNLVELDPATGATVTGWVGRSDGGLVRRTVVVGNKLYIAGAFHWVNGTQHSLLARLDATTGAIDPTFQIDASVARASSELVWGLAVAPDGKTLVAVGNFTEVNGQPRNQVVVVELDGTPAVAAWSTQRYVAPCYSDSFPFYARDVDFSDDGTYFVIIADGGRGDGAYCDAIARFETADRGSALDATWVNYTGTDSVTSVEVADNVVYVGGHFRWLSNANGNDSAGSGAINRFGLGALDPINGLPLVWNPTRSGAPAGTTTWGPIMWELWRGSTGLYAGFDSDGLGNEYHGRLGLFPLAGGRTVAATNAPTAASGFLYVGTADGQATKVPFDGSTLGTPVSSSQPNLTSAGASFTIGNKLYWSKTDATAPNGSYLDVSILSGGSVGAPWISSGYNNWFKPSTMSGAFYLNGRMYYTKSGTNKLFYRYLEPDGYIVGCTEFTLPSVSLNWGNVRGMAWVNGKIVYGNSNGSLRAVPFDEAAVDGAASVEIAPAGAGVNWSSRTLFFATS, encoded by the coding sequence GTGTGGCGGCGGTGGTTCGCCGCACTCGCCGTACCGGTGCTCACGGTCGGCCTGTTGGCCGCCCCGGCCCGGGCGGCCAACCTCACGCCGGTCACCAGCACCCTCACCTCGGCGGACCCGGCGGACAACATCCCGCACGCGCAGAACGGTGACACCAAGGCGTTCGCCGAGATCGGCAACACCGTCTACGTCGGGGGCTCGTTCACCTCGATCAAGGCCGCCGGTGCCGCGAGCTGGACCACCCGCAACTACCTGTTCGCGTACGACCGGGCCAGCGGCGCGCTGAAGGCCGACTTCACCCCGACGCTGGACGGCGCGGTGCACGCCCTCGCGGCGAGCCCCGACGGCAAGCTCATCGTCGGTGGCTCCTTCATGAACGTGAACGGGGTCAGCCGCAAGAACCTCGTCGAGCTGGACCCGGCCACCGGCGCGACGGTCACCGGCTGGGTCGGCCGCAGCGACGGCGGCCTGGTCCGGCGGACCGTGGTGGTCGGCAACAAGCTCTACATCGCCGGCGCGTTCCACTGGGTCAACGGCACCCAGCACTCGCTGCTCGCCCGGCTCGACGCGACCACCGGCGCGATCGACCCGACCTTCCAGATCGACGCCAGCGTCGCCCGGGCCAGCAGCGAGCTGGTCTGGGGTCTCGCCGTCGCGCCCGACGGCAAGACCCTGGTCGCGGTGGGCAACTTCACCGAGGTCAACGGCCAGCCCCGCAACCAGGTGGTGGTCGTCGAGCTGGACGGCACCCCGGCGGTCGCCGCCTGGAGCACCCAGCGCTACGTGGCGCCCTGCTACAGCGACTCGTTCCCGTTCTACGCCCGGGACGTCGACTTCTCCGACGACGGCACGTACTTCGTGATCATCGCCGACGGTGGCCGGGGCGACGGGGCGTACTGCGACGCCATCGCCCGGTTCGAGACCGCCGACCGGGGCTCCGCCCTGGACGCCACCTGGGTCAACTACACCGGCACCGACTCGGTCACCTCCGTCGAGGTGGCCGACAACGTGGTCTACGTCGGTGGTCACTTCCGCTGGCTGAGCAACGCCAACGGCAACGACTCGGCCGGCTCCGGGGCGATCAACCGGTTCGGTCTGGGCGCGCTGGACCCGATCAACGGCCTGCCGCTGGTCTGGAACCCGACCCGTTCGGGCGCCCCGGCGGGCACCACCACCTGGGGTCCGATCATGTGGGAGCTGTGGCGGGGCAGCACCGGCCTGTACGCCGGCTTCGACTCCGACGGTCTGGGCAACGAGTACCACGGCCGGCTGGGGCTGTTCCCGCTCGCCGGTGGCCGTACCGTTGCGGCGACCAACGCGCCGACCGCGGCGTCGGGCTTCCTGTACGTCGGCACCGCTGACGGCCAGGCCACCAAGGTGCCGTTCGACGGCAGCACGCTGGGTACGCCGGTGAGCAGCAGCCAGCCGAACCTCACCTCGGCCGGGGCGTCGTTCACGATCGGCAACAAGCTCTACTGGTCGAAGACCGACGCGACCGCGCCCAACGGCAGCTACCTGGACGTGTCGATCCTCTCGGGCGGCTCGGTGGGTGCGCCCTGGATCAGCAGCGGCTACAACAACTGGTTCAAGCCTTCGACGATGAGTGGGGCGTTCTACCTCAACGGTCGGATGTACTACACCAAGTCCGGCACCAACAAGTTGTTCTACCGCTACCTGGAGCCGGACGGCTACATCGTGGGCTGCACCGAGTTCACCCTGCCGAGCGTGAGCCTGAACTGGGGCAACGTGCGGGGGATGGCCTGGGTCAACGGCAAGATCGTCTACGGCAACAGCAACGGCTCGCTGCGGGCCGTGCCGTTCGACGAGGCTGCCGTCGACGGTGCCGCCTCGGTCGAGATCGCGCCGGCCGGCGCCGGCGTGAACTGGTCGAGCCGGACGCTGTTCTTCGCCACCTCCTGA
- a CDS encoding glycosyltransferase: protein MTTLLVASTGGHLAELHDLLPRLGVQDDCVWATFDSPQSRSLLDGHEVIHVPPAATRDPVGALRDLLAARRVLCGGRFRRVISTGASVAMSFFLPAARHGLDCRYIESATRTEGPSLTGRLVARVPRTRLYTQYPGWADGRWRYGGSIFDGYLPAPTAPRPVSRVVVTLGTQDRFGFPRLLQRLVDVVPPEAEVLWQVGSTVIPRMPAGARRQVPHGEMQQAMREADVIVTHAGVGSALAAMRAGQRAVYVPRRARHGEHVDDHQVEMARELDRQGLVLAREADAVTTDDLALAASWTVLSTGAVPPFRWAEQA from the coding sequence GTGACCACCCTCCTCGTCGCCTCCACCGGTGGGCACCTCGCCGAGCTGCACGACCTGCTGCCCCGGCTCGGGGTGCAGGACGACTGCGTCTGGGCGACGTTCGACTCCCCGCAGAGTCGCTCGCTGCTCGACGGCCACGAGGTCATCCACGTGCCGCCGGCGGCCACCCGGGACCCGGTGGGCGCGCTGCGCGACCTGCTGGCCGCCCGCCGGGTGCTCTGCGGCGGACGGTTCCGGCGGGTGATCAGCACCGGCGCCAGTGTCGCCATGTCGTTCTTCCTGCCCGCCGCCCGGCACGGCCTGGACTGCCGCTACATCGAGAGTGCCACCCGGACCGAGGGGCCGTCGCTTACCGGTCGGTTGGTCGCCCGGGTGCCCCGGACCCGGCTCTACACCCAGTACCCGGGTTGGGCGGACGGCCGATGGCGCTACGGTGGCTCCATCTTCGACGGTTACCTGCCCGCGCCCACCGCCCCACGCCCGGTCTCCCGGGTCGTGGTGACCCTCGGCACCCAGGACCGCTTCGGCTTTCCGCGCCTGCTGCAACGACTTGTCGACGTGGTGCCCCCCGAGGCGGAGGTGCTCTGGCAGGTCGGGTCGACGGTGATTCCGCGGATGCCGGCCGGGGCCCGCCGGCAGGTGCCGCACGGGGAGATGCAGCAGGCCATGCGGGAGGCCGACGTGATCGTCACCCACGCCGGGGTGGGTTCCGCGCTGGCCGCGATGCGGGCCGGGCAGCGGGCCGTCTACGTGCCGCGCCGGGCGCGGCACGGCGAACACGTCGACGACCACCAGGTCGAGATGGCCAGGGAACTCGACAGGCAGGGCCTGGTGCTGGCCCGGGAGGCCGACGCCGTCACCACGGACGACCTGGCCCTGGCGGCATCCTGGACGGTGCTCAGCACCGGGGCGGTCCCGCCGTTCCGGTGGGCGGAGCAGGCATGA
- a CDS encoding phosphatase PAP2 family protein, which produces MTLVYALAVLSVLVPLVTVPLLAARWASAVDTGRTAQRVRVALAGLTAAFGRVGAAVVVLLAGSAAIVAVCWPLGEAIARLEPHVDRPVFDYVHARRVDTWADVNSFITAIGDRYPLKWVTVLAAIFFAIAWRRRRVWIPLVAMPLQFVVEQYTQAILAKVVDRGHPPTDLGTYPSGGCARVLMTFGTILVLAALTWRIPRRVLIGLVTALAVLVSVEGYTRVYAEKHWLTDVFGGWFFGTLLTGVMVLAVMVADGRVRSPADPVAAPDDRVLTGT; this is translated from the coding sequence GTGACCCTCGTCTACGCACTCGCCGTGCTGTCCGTGCTGGTGCCCCTGGTGACCGTTCCGCTGCTGGCGGCCCGGTGGGCGTCAGCCGTCGACACCGGTCGGACGGCGCAACGGGTGCGGGTCGCCCTCGCCGGGCTGACCGCCGCGTTCGGCCGGGTCGGCGCGGCAGTGGTGGTCCTGCTGGCCGGCTCGGCGGCGATCGTCGCCGTCTGCTGGCCGCTCGGCGAGGCGATCGCCCGGCTCGAACCCCACGTCGACCGACCGGTCTTCGACTACGTGCACGCCCGCCGGGTCGACACCTGGGCGGACGTCAACTCCTTCATCACCGCGATCGGCGACCGCTACCCGCTCAAGTGGGTGACCGTGCTGGCCGCGATCTTCTTCGCCATCGCCTGGCGTCGCCGCCGCGTGTGGATCCCGCTGGTGGCGATGCCGCTGCAGTTCGTCGTCGAGCAGTACACCCAGGCGATCCTCGCGAAGGTGGTCGACCGTGGTCACCCGCCGACCGACCTGGGCACCTACCCCTCCGGCGGCTGCGCCCGGGTGCTGATGACCTTCGGCACCATCCTGGTGCTGGCCGCGCTGACCTGGCGGATCCCGCGCCGGGTGCTGATCGGCCTGGTGACCGCGCTGGCGGTGCTGGTCTCGGTCGAGGGTTACACCCGCGTCTACGCCGAGAAGCACTGGCTCACCGACGTCTTCGGCGGCTGGTTCTTCGGCACCCTGCTGACCGGCGTGATGGTGCTCGCCGTCATGGTCGCCGACGGTCGGGTCCGGTCACCGGCCGACCCGGTCGCCGCCCCCGACGACCGGGTGCTGACCGGCACCTGA
- a CDS encoding family 16 glycosylhydrolase: MMPLVAAEVPPIVLSAVADTTVTQVPQDGDNGAKTTLASCPQLCDGNRVGQRDAVLEFQVRGLPADAVEVKAKLRVYAWQQFSSRVRAHGAQGTAVGTGAWHLRPVLGPALAAVDRVTQGYNEWDVSGAVRGNGQVTLALTQESWNTRIYWASRENAKTTIRPNLVVTYQRSGRLPTRPPVTTAPPPTTAAPTPSPTRTVPPTPSPTRTVGPPAPTTAAPTPTPTVRPGTDVPGWRLVWSDEFTGPTVDLKRWNLRDNEGRDIDKGCNVDDPDNTFVADGVLTLRAQRETAVCSSQTRQYTQSYLDTIGKASFTYGRFEMRAKSPNGPADSKGLWPAFWLRPDDGGKGEIDVVELPGGGSYYGAATQAIFYDYTPVKQDQRWDFPAGHPGDGFHTYTTEWEPGVIRWYIDGRQVWQRDRSTTPWFDQAFTKPFNLRLNFQVGGWLGDPDAATRFPADFRVDYVRVWQR; encoded by the coding sequence ATGATGCCGCTGGTCGCGGCCGAGGTGCCGCCGATCGTGCTCTCCGCGGTGGCGGACACGACCGTCACCCAGGTCCCGCAGGACGGCGACAACGGCGCCAAGACCACCCTGGCCAGCTGCCCACAGCTCTGCGACGGCAACCGGGTCGGCCAGCGCGACGCCGTGTTGGAGTTTCAGGTGCGCGGCCTGCCCGCCGACGCCGTCGAGGTCAAGGCGAAACTGCGGGTGTACGCCTGGCAGCAGTTCTCCTCCCGGGTCCGGGCCCACGGCGCCCAGGGCACCGCCGTCGGGACGGGCGCGTGGCACCTGCGGCCCGTCCTCGGCCCGGCGCTGGCGGCAGTCGACCGGGTCACCCAGGGTTACAACGAGTGGGACGTCTCCGGTGCGGTCAGGGGCAACGGCCAGGTCACCCTGGCGTTGACCCAGGAGAGCTGGAACACCCGGATCTACTGGGCCTCCCGGGAGAACGCCAAGACCACGATCCGGCCCAACCTGGTGGTGACCTACCAGCGCAGCGGACGACTGCCCACCCGGCCGCCGGTCACCACCGCGCCGCCGCCGACCACCGCCGCCCCGACGCCGTCGCCGACCCGGACGGTGCCGCCGACGCCGTCGCCCACCCGCACGGTCGGTCCGCCCGCGCCGACCACGGCCGCGCCGACCCCGACGCCGACTGTCCGCCCCGGCACGGACGTGCCCGGCTGGCGACTGGTCTGGTCCGACGAGTTCACCGGGCCCACCGTCGACCTGAAGCGGTGGAACCTGCGCGACAACGAGGGCCGCGACATCGACAAGGGCTGCAACGTCGACGACCCGGACAACACCTTCGTCGCCGACGGGGTGCTGACCCTGCGGGCCCAGCGGGAGACCGCGGTGTGCAGCTCGCAGACCCGGCAGTACACCCAGAGCTACCTGGACACCATCGGCAAGGCGTCGTTCACGTACGGCCGCTTCGAGATGCGGGCGAAGTCCCCCAACGGGCCGGCCGACTCCAAGGGCCTCTGGCCGGCGTTCTGGCTGCGCCCGGACGACGGTGGCAAGGGCGAGATCGACGTGGTGGAGCTGCCCGGCGGCGGGTCCTACTACGGGGCCGCCACCCAGGCGATCTTCTACGACTACACGCCGGTCAAGCAGGATCAGCGCTGGGACTTCCCGGCCGGCCACCCGGGCGACGGCTTCCACACGTACACCACCGAGTGGGAGCCCGGGGTGATCCGTTGGTACATCGACGGCCGGCAGGTCTGGCAACGGGACCGCAGCACCACCCCGTGGTTCGACCAGGCCTTCACCAAGCCGTTCAACCTGCGACTGAACTTCCAGGTCGGCGGCTGGTTGGGCGATCCCGACGCGGCCACCCGGTTCCCGGCCGACTTCCGGGTCGACTACGTACGCGTCTGGCAACGCTGA
- a CDS encoding shikimate dehydrogenase — protein MKAAVLGRPIAHSLSPVIHNAGYAAAGLDGWSYTRIECGAQELPALVAGLGPEWAGLSVTMPGKEAALAVADRASPVATAVGAANTLVRRPDGSWYADNTDVTGMVTVLTSAGVRPGAAATVLGAGGTARAALAAAAQLGATTVTVVARRPSAVALLRPVAAAVGVELVAVAWSDAAAYTRADLVVSTVPKGVADPLAAGVEWRPSTVLFDALYDPWPTPLAASALAAGLRVVSGLDLLLAQAVGQFTQFTGVTAPVEAMRAALVDARH, from the coding sequence GTGAAGGCGGCGGTGCTGGGCCGGCCGATCGCGCACTCGCTCTCCCCGGTGATCCACAACGCGGGTTACGCCGCCGCCGGGCTCGACGGCTGGTCGTACACCCGGATCGAGTGCGGTGCGCAGGAGCTGCCGGCCCTGGTCGCCGGCCTGGGCCCGGAGTGGGCCGGGCTGTCGGTGACCATGCCGGGCAAGGAGGCGGCGCTCGCGGTGGCCGACCGGGCGTCGCCGGTCGCCACCGCCGTCGGCGCGGCCAACACGCTGGTACGCCGTCCCGACGGGTCCTGGTACGCCGACAACACCGACGTCACCGGCATGGTGACCGTACTGACCTCGGCCGGGGTGCGGCCCGGGGCCGCCGCCACCGTGCTCGGTGCCGGGGGTACCGCCCGCGCCGCCCTGGCCGCCGCCGCCCAGCTCGGCGCGACCACGGTGACCGTGGTGGCCCGCCGCCCGTCGGCGGTGGCGCTGTTGCGGCCGGTGGCTGCCGCCGTCGGGGTGGAGCTGGTCGCGGTGGCCTGGTCCGACGCCGCCGCGTACACCCGCGCCGACCTGGTCGTCTCCACCGTGCCGAAGGGGGTCGCCGACCCGTTGGCGGCCGGGGTCGAGTGGCGACCGTCCACAGTGCTCTTCGACGCGTTGTACGACCCGTGGCCGACGCCGCTGGCCGCCTCGGCGCTGGCCGCCGGTCTGCGGGTGGTCTCCGGGCTGGATCTGCTGCTGGCCCAGGCCGTCGGCCAGTTCACCCAGTTCACCGGGGTGACGGCACCTGTCGAGGCGATGCGCGCGGCGCTCGTCGACGCCCGCCACTGA
- the mltG gene encoding endolytic transglycosylase MltG, which yields MIDDLDLGFDEQERGEKGRHRRGFVNRRNGTSGGGKSGGGPGKTIFALFMALVLLGGIGGGAFYGFDRIRNHFITPDFDGPGTGEALVDVKSGDTATDIGNSLYDAGVVKSTKAFVEAADDNARSKNIQVGRYKVKKEMRASDALTLLLDPKSRVVNGVTIPEGMITLAIYDLLAKETKIPVAEFKAAAKDPVKLGVPEFWFNRKDGKKGPRSLEGFLYPATYELPPKATAPQILSLMVTKFLEVTGEMKFVETVEAERGISPYEALITASIAQAESVNHVDMPKVARVIYNRVYTDRYHCKCLEIDSAINYWLRLQGKNPKDSDILKQSELTDPKNPYRTHGADGLTITPISNPGEDALKGAMSPPNGTWVYFMTVDKKGTMGYGTTDADFRGLQRQMCTNGVLSGENCR from the coding sequence ATGATCGACGATCTGGACCTCGGGTTCGACGAGCAGGAGAGGGGGGAGAAGGGCCGGCACCGGCGCGGCTTCGTCAACCGGCGCAACGGCACGTCCGGTGGCGGCAAGTCGGGCGGCGGGCCCGGTAAGACCATCTTCGCCTTGTTCATGGCCCTGGTGCTGCTGGGCGGCATCGGCGGTGGCGCCTTCTACGGCTTCGACCGGATCCGTAACCACTTCATCACCCCGGACTTCGACGGTCCCGGCACCGGTGAGGCGCTTGTCGACGTCAAGAGCGGCGACACGGCAACCGACATCGGCAACTCCCTCTACGACGCCGGTGTGGTCAAGAGCACCAAGGCCTTCGTCGAGGCCGCCGACGACAACGCGCGCAGCAAGAACATCCAGGTCGGCCGGTACAAGGTCAAGAAGGAGATGCGCGCCTCCGACGCGCTCACCCTGCTGCTGGACCCGAAGAGCCGAGTGGTCAACGGGGTCACCATCCCGGAGGGCATGATCACCCTGGCGATCTACGACCTGCTGGCCAAGGAGACCAAGATTCCGGTCGCCGAGTTCAAGGCCGCGGCGAAGGACCCGGTCAAGCTGGGCGTGCCGGAGTTCTGGTTCAACCGCAAGGACGGCAAGAAGGGGCCGCGGAGCCTGGAGGGCTTCCTCTACCCGGCCACCTACGAACTGCCGCCGAAGGCGACCGCCCCGCAGATCCTGTCGCTGATGGTCACCAAGTTCCTCGAGGTCACCGGCGAGATGAAGTTCGTCGAGACGGTGGAGGCCGAGCGGGGCATCTCACCCTACGAGGCGCTGATCACGGCCTCGATCGCGCAGGCGGAGTCGGTCAACCACGTGGACATGCCGAAGGTGGCCCGGGTGATCTACAACCGGGTCTACACCGACCGCTACCACTGCAAGTGCCTGGAGATCGACAGCGCGATCAACTACTGGCTGCGGTTGCAGGGCAAGAATCCGAAGGATTCCGACATCCTCAAGCAGTCCGAGCTGACCGACCCGAAGAACCCGTACCGAACGCACGGCGCGGACGGGCTGACCATCACCCCGATCAGCAACCCCGGCGAGGACGCCCTCAAGGGGGCGATGAGCCCGCCCAACGGCACCTGGGTCTACTTCATGACCGTCGACAAGAAGGGCACCATGGGCTACGGCACCACCGATGCCGACTTCCGTGGTCTGCAACGCCAGATGTGCACCAACGGCGTGCTGAGCGGAGAGAACTGCCGGTGA
- the ruvX gene encoding Holliday junction resolvase RuvX produces the protein MSESSRGVRLGVDVGQVRVGVARSDPHGILATPLVTLARDLTTGPDAVPGDLAQLAQLVAEHEAVEVVVGLPVNLAGRHGPAAQHVLAYVSRLTEVIAPVPVTLTDERMSTVVASRRLAERGVRGKRQRAVVDQAAAVEILQSWLEAQRRRTE, from the coding sequence GTGAGTGAATCGTCCCGTGGGGTGCGGTTGGGCGTCGACGTCGGTCAGGTCCGGGTGGGGGTGGCCCGGTCCGATCCGCACGGGATCCTGGCCACCCCGCTGGTCACCCTGGCCCGGGACCTGACCACCGGCCCGGACGCGGTGCCGGGCGACCTCGCCCAGCTCGCGCAGCTGGTCGCCGAGCACGAGGCCGTCGAGGTGGTCGTCGGTCTGCCGGTCAATCTGGCCGGCCGACACGGTCCGGCAGCCCAGCACGTGTTGGCGTACGTGAGCCGGTTGACCGAGGTGATAGCGCCGGTTCCGGTGACGCTCACCGACGAGAGGATGTCAACTGTCGTCGCGTCTCGTAGGCTTGCCGAGCGGGGCGTCCGGGGAAAGCGCCAACGCGCGGTGGTGGATCAGGCCGCCGCGGTCGAGATCCTGCAGAGCTGGCTGGAAGCGCAGCGGAGGCGGACGGAATGA